A single Choristoneura fumiferana chromosome 9, NRCan_CFum_1, whole genome shotgun sequence DNA region contains:
- the LOC141430863 gene encoding uncharacterized protein, with amino-acid sequence MPLTPAQKQKRYREKLKQNSEKHEEAKKKHRELYHKTKRLVKDLTPKEKKHANLIWKLRQREYRKKQKNLQTVLAATPPSTPVSELLELNAEINQTPPPSPQLAPPKERGRKKVKRNRSKLYRQNKKLKEDLELLKKKCEKYRKRSVRNKNPNKEDDNDNSKYKLLANSIKNKYQSLKSHKQKTLLKSVLENSQIHKSRNKHQLLEEVFGINRNTIKKNTSSNDITVLKKKIQRYFLRDDISRATAGKKETITRSGKKIQKRYLLDTIKNLYKSFKSENSTINCSYFYFTKNRPFFVVRQSIDARETCLCKIHANIYYKAQALKRQGIIKTDNLSEIVKATVCNDHSQSCMYNDCSLCKFKKLEYNQEKITGTIKSSEWIRKEESYEKEGKKVKCFKNVKEETVKDSVQFLQTFEKDMISFKKHVYNIKIQFHNFRECLSKLQPNECAIVVDFSENFNCKYHEEIQSHHFGGSRKQVSLHTVMVYIFNPDTKYTAHSFCTISSSNCHQPAAIWAHLEPIMQWIRKEYTLVDTIHFFSDGPSTQYRQKQNFYLLCTRYFDFGFAAVTWSFFEAGHGKGPADGIGGFLKRTADKIIATGHDISNADQFFEKLKHTSKIKLFLIEEQCIKDIQDSLPRTIPRLIGTLKVHQIFTENRNTLKYRNLSCFCGLGKNGFCDCLNPQIYSTSVMEPTRIHDSSDDDMPLSSHAVLKEVQNTMPRSSVYKTIYGSSDTDGEEMPAVRSNKENTREMISSTTLLNETDNPQASTSSDRIAIGDFLHVNVYTDDSRKKKYSYVCKALTPVEEDGEVKVMFLRVIGKKDAKIFRLDEQDISYVDYQDVIEILPAPAVVIKGRRIYHHFRKSISIFEK; translated from the coding sequence ATGCCGTTAACGCCAgctcaaaaacaaaaaaggtacagggaaaaattaaagcaaaattctgaaaaacatgaagaagctaaaaaaaaacatcgcgagCTGTACCATAAAACGAAACGCTTAGTGAAAGATTTAACCCCTAAAGAGAAAAAACACGCTAATTTAATTTGGAAACTTAGGCAGCGGGAGTATcgcaaaaaacagaaaaatttaCAAACAGTCTTAGCTGCCACACCACCAAGTACACCTGTGTCAGAATTACTCGAACTGAATGCCGAAATAAATCAAACGCCACCACCATCACCACAGTTAGCACCACCTAAGGAGCGAGGtcgtaaaaaagtaaaaagaaataGGAGCAAACTatacagacaaaataaaaaactaaaagaagATTTGGAGTTGTTAAAGAAAAAATGTGAAAAGTACAGGAAACGATCAGTTCGAAACAAAAATCCAAATAAAGAAGATGATAACGACAATagtaaatataaacttttggcaaattcaataaaaaataaataccaatCACTTAAAAGCCACAAACAGAAAACATTATTGAAAAGTGTACTTGAAAATAGTCAAATACACAAATCTCGAAACAAACATCAGCTGCTTGAAGAAGTATTTGGGATTAATAGGAACACAATAAAGAAAAACACGTCCAGCAATGATATTACGgtactaaaaaagaaaatacagagATACTTCCTGCGTGACGATATTTCTAGAGCTACGGCTggaaaaaaagaaacaattacGCGAAGTGGTAAAAAGATACAAAAAAGGTATTTGttagatacaataaaaaatttgtaCAAAAGTTTCAAAAGTGAAAATTCAACGATTAATTGTTCGTACTTTTATTTTACGAAAAATCGCCCATTTTTTGTAGTCAGACAATCGATTGACGCCCGCGAAACCTGTCTGTGCAAAATTCATGCAAACATTTATTACAAGGCCCAAGCACTAAAGAGACAAGGAATTATAAAGACGGATAATTTAAGTGAGATTGTTAAAGCAACAGTTTGCAATGATCATTCTCAAAGTTGTATGTACAATGATTGTTCACTttgcaaattcaaaaaattggaGTATAATCAAGAGAAAATTACAGGTACAATAAAATCCAGTGAATGGATTAGAAAAGAAGAAAGTTACGAAAAAGAAGGTAAGAAAgtaaaatgtttcaaaaatgTGAAAGAAGAGACAGTAAAAGATAGTGTACAATTTTTGCAAACGTTTGAAAAAGATATGATTTCCTTCAAGAAACAcgtttacaatataaaaatccaGTTCCATAACTTTCGAGAATGCTTGAGCAAACTCCAACCCAATGAATGTGCTATAGTTGTTGACTTCAGTGAGAACTTTAATTGCAAATATCATGAAGAAATCCAGTCTCACCATTTCGGCGGATCTAGGAAGCAAGTCTCTTTACATACTGTTATGGTATACATTTTCAATCCTGATACCAAATATACAGCTCACTCTTTCTGCACCATCTCTTCATCCAACTGTCACCAGCCTGCCGCTATTTGGGCACATTTGGAGCCTATTATGCAATGGATCAGAAAGGAATATACATTGGTTGATACAATACATTTCTTTTCTGATGGCCCGTCCACCCAGTATCGCCAGAAGCAAAATTTTTATTTGCTGTGCACCAGATATTTCGATTTCGGTTTTGCGGCAGTAACTTGGTCATTCTTTGAAGCAGGGCACGGGAAGGGCCCAGCAGATGGGATTGGTGGATTCCTGAAGCGTACTGCTGACAAAATAATAGCAACAGGGCATGATATTTCAAATGCTGATCAGTTTTTTGAGAAATTGAAACACACCAGCAAAATAAAGCTCTTCTTAATAGAAGAACAATGTATTAAAGACATTCAGGATTCATTACCAAGAACAATCCCAAGACTGATTGGAACTTTAAAAGTTCACCAAATATTTACGGAAAATCGTAATACTTTGAAGTATAGAAACCTATCATGTTTCTGTGGATTAGGCAAAAACGGTTTCTGTGACTGTCTTAATCCACAAATTTACAGCACAAGCGTCATGGAACCAACTAGAATACACGACTCTTCAGACGACGATATGCCACTTAGTTCCCATGCCGTACTTAAAGAGGTTCAGAATACAATGCCAAGGTCGAGTGTTTATAAAACTATTTACGGTTCTTCGGATACTGACGGCGAAGAAATGCCTGCTGTAAGGAGCAATAAAGAAAATACTAGGGAGATGATTTCTTCGACTACTTTACTTAATGAAACCGATAATCCACAAGCTTCCACTAGCTCAGACCGAATTGCGATTGGTGATTTTCTACATGTGAATGTTTACACGGATGATTCCAGAAAAAAGAAGTATTCGTATGTTTGCAAAGCTCTGACTCCTGTTGAAGAAGATGGAGAAGTGAAAGTCATGTTTCTACGGGTAATTGGGAAGAAAGATGCAAAGATATTCCGTCTTGATGAGCAAGATATAAGTTACGTGGACTACCAAGATGTTATTGAAATATTGCCAGCACCTGCTGTAGTGATAAAAGGTCGGCGAATTTATCATCACTTCAGAAAATCAAtcagcatttttgaaaaatag